One genomic segment of Actinoplanes ianthinogenes includes these proteins:
- a CDS encoding GNAT family N-acetyltransferase: MRDVELLTVNDLSQCLALARDRGWPAEDRKWRLLFELGTVFGIRDTDGELIATAILTRYDSRLSAPAAPRSRPATPADLPAIAALDTAVVGAARGELIARLPAFATRLHVLEAGGAVVGYGAAWPGVDLFVIGPVLAPDHDGAAALITDLAGGVDAPVRVDLFDRDQALRDWVERSGAVWRSSVTMMIRGGASPPGDQRRVFSPAMQALG; this comes from the coding sequence ATGCGGGACGTCGAACTGCTGACCGTGAACGACCTTTCCCAGTGCCTCGCCCTCGCGCGGGATCGGGGCTGGCCCGCCGAGGACCGCAAGTGGCGGCTGCTGTTCGAGCTGGGCACCGTGTTCGGCATCCGGGACACGGACGGCGAGCTGATTGCCACGGCGATCCTGACCCGGTACGACTCGCGGCTGTCGGCGCCGGCGGCGCCGCGGTCCCGCCCGGCCACACCCGCGGACCTGCCGGCGATCGCCGCCCTCGACACCGCGGTCGTCGGCGCCGCGCGCGGCGAGCTGATCGCGCGGCTGCCGGCGTTCGCCACCCGGCTGCACGTCCTCGAGGCGGGCGGCGCCGTCGTCGGTTACGGCGCGGCGTGGCCCGGTGTCGACCTGTTCGTGATCGGTCCCGTGCTGGCTCCGGATCACGACGGCGCCGCGGCGCTGATCACCGACCTGGCCGGTGGCGTGGACGCTCCGGTACGCGTCGATCTGTTCGACCGTGACCAGGCGCTGCGGGACTGGGTGGAGCGGTCCGGCGCGGTCTGGCGCAGCTCCGTCACGATGATGATCCGGGGCGGGGCGTCGCCGCCCGGCGATCAGCGACGGGTTTTCAGCCCGGCCATGCAGGCTCTCGGCTGA